A region from the Thermanaeromonas toyohensis ToBE genome encodes:
- a CDS encoding pilin: MKKCLDFLTRNAGKIAGAVSAAWLALGVKCQMALAAVKIWGFDDQSISADDSAKAIAGRLKDFADAIIGFVAVAAVLAMIAAGFVYITSGGSERRVETAKNIVLYSIVGIGLALFAKLIVNFAVYKLSPPATP; the protein is encoded by the coding sequence ATGAAGAAGTGCTTGGATTTCCTTACAAGAAACGCCGGCAAAATAGCCGGAGCGGTTTCGGCCGCATGGTTGGCGCTTGGCGTGAAGTGCCAGATGGCCTTGGCGGCAGTTAAGATATGGGGTTTTGATGATCAGAGTATTTCTGCCGATGATAGCGCCAAGGCCATAGCGGGCAGGCTAAAGGATTTTGCGGATGCCATCATCGGTTTTGTGGCAGTGGCCGCCGTTCTGGCAATGATCGCCGCGGGCTTTGTATACATCACTAGCGGTGGCAGTGAAAGAAGGGTGGAAACTGCGAAGAACATAGTGTTGTATTCTATCGTCGGAATAGGATTGGCGCTGTTTGCCAAGCTGATAGTGAACTTTGCTGTGTACAAGCTCAGCCCGCCGGCAACGCCATAA
- a CDS encoding ATP-binding protein yields the protein MLRILRQNREPAPILGAGGGGWFILGLLCSVALEVLLARSPGMFSVSGAAGRVWAAKLQEFNRTVSLLWMVTGLWGMALAGWEHSRYIFAGGMMVFLSRYIVWDRLPAFHAWLGRYVPAAATLLYADYKAFGLVNLVPLFAVAGYVAYHVQDRLWRLTGWEGHARRQWEKERMLAATGPAQAGYGQVAAQAAQHAGLSIPGVSVYPRKQPDPKALDRIVGLDEAKKLVMRTMRAALDTSGVYAQYGLAPPGGILLYGPPGTGKTSFARACAEALGCTFYVVNASAVVGSLVGQTERAISYLFQHARANRPAVIFWDEIDAVARKRDSANLNRPSDLVLNVLLSEMDGFQSKGEKGVLVIGATNRIDVLDPAILRPGRFDHKVEVGLPDARARVQLLEFFLRGRKTAGIDGSVLEELAAATEGWSPADLKALVDEAAWAAVEAGKPIDPRFLKQVLEKSRTVKG from the coding sequence GTGTTAAGAATACTGCGTCAGAACAGGGAGCCCGCACCCATTCTGGGTGCTGGTGGCGGCGGCTGGTTCATATTGGGGCTCCTGTGTAGCGTGGCCCTGGAGGTGCTGCTTGCCCGGAGTCCGGGGATGTTCAGCGTAAGTGGTGCCGCGGGGCGTGTGTGGGCGGCAAAGCTGCAGGAATTCAACCGGACGGTCAGCCTGCTGTGGATGGTCACCGGTCTGTGGGGGATGGCCCTTGCGGGGTGGGAGCACAGCAGGTATATCTTTGCCGGGGGCATGATGGTGTTCCTCAGCCGGTATATCGTATGGGACCGCCTTCCTGCATTTCACGCCTGGTTGGGGCGTTACGTTCCTGCTGCCGCGACGCTGCTGTATGCTGATTATAAAGCGTTCGGGCTGGTGAACCTCGTGCCGCTCTTTGCGGTAGCGGGGTATGTCGCCTACCACGTGCAGGACCGGCTGTGGAGGCTGACGGGCTGGGAAGGGCACGCCCGGAGGCAGTGGGAAAAAGAGAGGATGCTGGCGGCCACCGGCCCTGCTCAGGCGGGGTACGGACAGGTGGCGGCGCAGGCCGCCCAACATGCGGGGCTGTCCATACCGGGCGTGAGCGTGTACCCCAGAAAGCAGCCGGACCCGAAGGCGCTGGACAGGATAGTGGGGTTGGATGAGGCCAAGAAGCTGGTAATGAGGACCATGCGGGCGGCGCTGGACACGAGCGGTGTTTACGCCCAGTACGGCTTGGCGCCTCCCGGGGGGATACTGCTGTACGGCCCTCCCGGGACTGGTAAAACATCCTTCGCCAGGGCTTGCGCCGAGGCCCTGGGGTGCACGTTTTACGTGGTGAACGCTTCGGCGGTAGTGGGGTCCCTGGTCGGCCAGACGGAGAGGGCGATAAGCTACCTGTTTCAGCACGCCAGGGCGAACAGGCCGGCGGTCATCTTCTGGGACGAGATAGATGCAGTGGCGCGGAAGCGTGACAGCGCCAACCTGAACCGGCCCAGCGACCTCGTGCTCAACGTGCTGCTGTCTGAGATGGACGGGTTCCAGTCGAAGGGCGAAAAAGGGGTGCTGGTGATAGGCGCTACGAACAGGATAGACGTGCTCGACCCGGCCATTTTAAGGCCCGGGCGGTTCGACCACAAGGTGGAGGTAGGGCTGCCCGATGCCAGGGCCAGGGTTCAGCTACTCGAATTCTTCTTGAGGGGCAGGAAGACCGCGGGTATTGACGGGAGTGTCCTGGAAGAGTTAGCTGCGGCCACGGAGGGCTGGTCCCCGGCCGACCTGAAGGCGCTGGTGGACGAAGCTGCGTGGGCCGCAGTGGAAGCGGGCAAGCCCATTGACCCCAGGTTCCTCAAGCAGGTGCTGGAGAAATCCCGAACGGTTAAGGGATAA